A region of Homo sapiens chromosome X, GRCh38.p14 Primary Assembly DNA encodes the following proteins:
- the XAGE2 gene encoding X antigen family member 2 — MSWRGRSTYRPRPRRSLQPPELIGAMLEPTDEEPKEEKPPTKSRNPTPDQKREDDQGAAEIQVPDLEADLQELCQTKTGDGCEGGTDVKGKILPKAEHFKMPEAGEGKSQV, encoded by the exons ATGAGTTGGCGAGGAAGATCAACATATAGGCCTAGGCCAAGAAGAAGTTTACAGCCTCCTGAGCTGATTGGGGCTATGCTT GAACCCACTGATGAAGAGCCTAAAGAAGAGAAACCACCCACTAAAAGTCGGAATCCTACACCTGATCAGAAGAGAGAAGATGATCAGGGTGCAGCTGAGATTCAAG tgccTGACCTGGAAGCCGATCTCCAGGAGCTATGTCAGACAAAGACTGGGGATGGATGTGAAGGTGGTACTGATGTCAAGGGGAAGATTCTACCAAAAGCAGAGCACTTTAAAATGCCAGAAGCAG GTGAAGGGAAATCACAGGTTTAA